A region from the Rosa rugosa chromosome 6, drRosRugo1.1, whole genome shotgun sequence genome encodes:
- the LOC133715581 gene encoding NAC domain-containing protein 71-like, with amino-acid sequence MSRENTTPLSVPTGYRFHPTEEELVNHYLKKKIHGGNDSEINQIIPEIDLCKYEPAELPALLGTETEAHDMEWFFFTRKTYKYNKSSRSKRTTNKGYWKITGPERGIKARRSKAVIAKKRTLTFYQGRVPTSKKTSWVIHEYYLPGNGVIPYPKQAQGDFVICRLKIRSDRKDSSVSNEEEPGSASLSEMNQEGNEELLLHQPQPLDDCCSSALRSPVSQELEAVLQTNGTNHDCNELQSPFGDSESCVQDGNEVSTCDECETVYDVFPQLRDLPEQNLDSLFGPHQQQEYCPSILQSPIYTKL; translated from the exons ATGAGCAGAGAGAACACGACGCCGCTTTCAGTGCCGACAGGCTACAGGTTCCATCCCACCGAAGAGGAGCTTGTGAACCActatttgaagaagaagattcatggTGGAAATGATTCCGAAATCAACCAAATCATCCCTGAAATCGACCTCTGCAAATACGAGCCGGCTGAGCTCCCTG CTTTGTTGGGGACTGAAACAGAGGCTCATGACATGGAGTGGTTCTTCTTCACCAGAAAGACttacaagtacaacaaaagctCTCGCTCGAAGCGAACCACGAACAAGGGATACTGGAAAATCACAGGCCCGGAGCGTGGGATTAAAGCTCGACGATCCAAAGCTGTGATTGCGAAGAAGAGGACATTGACTTTTTACCAGGGTCGTGTGCCGACATCGAAGAAGACCAGCTGGGTCATTCATGAGTATTACCTTCCTGGAAATGGAGTTATTCCGTATCCGAAGCAGGCCCAG GGTGACTTTGTTATCTGTCGCTTGAAGATTAGATCAGATAGGAAGGATTCTTCGGTCAGTAATGAAGAAGAACCTGGTAGCGCGAGTCTGTCTGAAATGAATCAAGAG GGAAATGAGGAGTTGCTACTCCATCAACCTCAACCTCTGGATGACTGCTGCTCCTCAGCACTGCGGTCACCGGTGTCCCAAGAGCTGGAAGCTGTTCTGCAAACCAACGGCACTAATCATGATTGTAATGAGTTGCAATCACCATTTGGAGATAGTGAGTCCTGTGTTCAAGATGGGAATGAAGTTTCAACCTGTGATGAATGTGAGACTGTGTATGATGTGTTTCCACAG TTACGTGATCTGCCAGAACAAAATCTGGATTCACTCTTTGGTCCACATCAGCAACAGGAGTACTGCCCCTCTATACTACAGTCACCAATATACACAAAGCTGTGA
- the LOC133714621 gene encoding uncharacterized protein LOC133714621 isoform X1: MSWGLFTVPPGYRYRPTDEELLSDLEKKNQGKDSQIMSIIPEIEVCKHEPRELPELAFRRQQNLGWKLFFFFFFWFTRAESWYSQGKWYFFAPREYKYPNSNRSKRTTGEGSWKVTSKDRDIKAPGTKAVIGRKRTLTFYIKRGLLKPQKTGWVIHEYYLTRANSDEQIGDFVVCCLKYKSDNSDHDEDAPFCYRGSCSMGSNVANQAEENLASNEQVNVVPIPNGNDGEAETGGGTITEAEERLAFKKLGDALQIPIGNQHEVQGLQIDPCNLSTSVEGQADRINSSDMNEELLNDPENMDSLFHPPAAPLLHQLHQSPMYTTNVHNDECRKRKYPFEDNHSSHTKKNNISTIDGDELVSNTTSNSENQAADVIPEGYSQPGANLGSDFDSYPKQAQGDFVICRGCVMKNKSDKKDSLVSDEGEPDSADVSNWKIQAAHKNDEPLLHQPQPLDDSCSSAVWSSASLELEAVLQANGTNDDCNKSQSPFGDINSCLEDKNEVSTCDENESMDGVFAQLCDPPEVNLDSLFCSLQPQDDRLSIPQSPIYTKLGNVPDANPYFGECNNWQSAFKKNISTNEVDIPIRHIMYNFENQATDCRIPEVRMVHRQTKENMESSFYPFQPQDSALQSMMYPIYGDALHNIECNELQSSFGDYDSSHKVVEYKHC, translated from the exons ATGAGCTGGGGCCTTTTCACAGTTCCACCAGGATACCGATACCGACCCACTGACGAGGAGCTGCTGAGTGACTTGGAGAAGAAGAATCAGGGCAAGGACTCCCAAATCATGTCCATCATCCCTGAAATCGAGGTGTGCAAGCACGAGCCTCGTGAGCTACCAG AACTGGCGTTCAGAAGGCAGCAAAATCTGGGGTGGaagcttttctttttcttcttcttttggtttaCAAGGGCAGAGTCTTGGTATAGTCAGGGCAAGTGGTACTTCTTCGCTCCGCGTGAATACAAGTACCCTAACAGCAATCGCTCCAAGAGGACTACAGGGGAAGGGTCCTGGAAGGTCACAAGCAAGGACCGAGACATCAAGGCGCCGGGCACCAAAGCTGTGATTGGGAGAAAGAGGACCTTGACCTTCTACATTAAACGTGGATTGCTGAAACCCCAGAAGACCGGCTGGGTTATTCATGAGTATTATCTCACTCGGGCAAATTCTGATGAGCAGATAGGGGACTTTGTTGTCTGTTGCTTGAAGTACAAGTCAGACAACTCTGATCATGATGAGGATGCCCCATTCTGCTATCGTGGTAGCTGCAGTATGGGCTCCAATGTTGCAAATCAGGCTGAAGAAAATTTGGCATCCAATGAGCAGGTTAATGTTGTTCCAATTCCCAATGGCAATGATGGAGAAGCTGAAACTGGTGGTGGTACGATTACTGAAGCAGAAGAACGCCTGGCATTTAAGAAGCTGGGAGATGCTCTTCAGATTCCCATTGGAAATCAGCATGAAGTCCAAGGCTTGCAAATTGATCCTTGTAATCTTTCGACCTCTGTTGAAGGTCAAGCTGATAGAATTAATTCATCTGATATGAATGAAGAG CTACTAAATGATCCAGAAAATATGGATTCGTTGTTTCATCCACCCGCGGCACCTCTACTGCATCAGCTACATCAGTCACCAATGTATACCACCAATGTCCATAATGATGAATGCCGTAAGAGGAAATATCCATTTGAGGATAATCACTCTTCTCATACGAAGAAGAACAATATTTCAACCATTGATGGTGACGAACTAGTTAGCAACACCACATCTAATTCTGAAAATCAAGCTGCAGATGTGATTCCAGAG GGATATTCTCAACCAGGAGCAAATCTGGGATCTGATTTTGATTCATATCCAAAGCAGGCCCAG GGTGACTTTGTTATTTGTCGCGGGTGTGTGATGAAGAATAAATCAGATAAGAAGGATTCTTTGGTCAGTGATGAAGGGGAACCGGATAGTGCGGATGTGTCTAATTGGAAAATTCAAGCG GCACACAAAAATGATGAACCACTTCTTCATCAACCTCAGCCTCTGGATGACAGCTGCTCCTCTGCAGTGTGGTCATCGGCATCCCTAGAGCTGGAAGCTGTTCTGCAAGCCAATGGCACTAATGATGATTGTAACAAGTCGCAATCACCATTTGGAGATATTAATTCTTGTCTAGAAGACAAGAATGAAGTTTCAACCTGTGATGAAAATGAGAGTATGGATGGTGTGTTTGCACAG CTTTGTGACCCACCGGAAGTAAATCTAGATTCACTCTTTTGTTCACTTCAGCCACAAGATGACCGGCTCTCCATACCGCAGTCACCAATATACACAAAGCTGGGAAATGTTCCAGATGCCAATCCCTATTTTGGTGAATGCAATAATTGGCAATCTGCATTTAAGAAAAACATTTCAACCAATGAAGTTGACATACCAATTAGACATATCATGTATAATTTTGAAAATCAAGCTACAGATTGTAGGATTCCAGAGGTGAGAATG GTGCATCGtcaaaccaaagaaaatatggaaTCATCATTTTATCCATTTCAGCCACAAGATTCAGCACTGCAGTCAATGATGTATCCAATATATGGAGATGctctacataatattgaatgcaatgagttgcaatcttcgtTTGGGGACTATGACTCCTCTCACAAAGTTGTAGAATACAAGCATTGCTGA
- the LOC133714621 gene encoding uncharacterized protein LOC133714621 isoform X2 yields MSWGLFTVPPGYRYRPTDEELLSDLEKKNQGKDSQIMSIIPEIEVCKHEPRELPELAFRRQQNLGWKLFFFFFFWFTRAESWYSQGKWYFFAPREYKYPNSNRSKRTTGEGSWKVTSKDRDIKAPGTKAVIGRKRTLTFYIKRGLLKPQKTGWVIHEYYLTRANSDEQIGDFVVCCLKYKSDNSDHDEDAPFCYRGSCSMGSNVANQAEENLASNEQVNVVPIPNGNDGEAETGGGTITEAEERLAFKKLGDALQIPIGNQHEVQGLQIDPCNLSTSVEGQADRINSSDMNEELLNDPENMDSLFHPPAAPLLHQLHQSPMYTTNVHNDECRKRKYPFEDNHSSHTKKNNISTIDGDELVSNTTSNSENQAADVIPEGYSQPGANLGSDFDSYPKQAQGDFVICRGCVMKNKSDKKDSLVSDEGEPDSADVSNWKIQAAHKNDEPLLHQPQPLDDSCSSAVWSSASLELEAVLQANGTNDDCNKSQSPFGDINSCLEDKNEVSTCDENESMDGVFAQLCDPPEVNLDSLFCSLQPQDDRLSIPQSPIYTKLGNVPDANPYFGECNNWQSAFKKNISTNEVDIPIRHIMYNFENQATDCRIPEVHRQTKENMESSFYPFQPQDSALQSMMYPIYGDALHNIECNELQSSFGDYDSSHKVVEYKHC; encoded by the exons ATGAGCTGGGGCCTTTTCACAGTTCCACCAGGATACCGATACCGACCCACTGACGAGGAGCTGCTGAGTGACTTGGAGAAGAAGAATCAGGGCAAGGACTCCCAAATCATGTCCATCATCCCTGAAATCGAGGTGTGCAAGCACGAGCCTCGTGAGCTACCAG AACTGGCGTTCAGAAGGCAGCAAAATCTGGGGTGGaagcttttctttttcttcttcttttggtttaCAAGGGCAGAGTCTTGGTATAGTCAGGGCAAGTGGTACTTCTTCGCTCCGCGTGAATACAAGTACCCTAACAGCAATCGCTCCAAGAGGACTACAGGGGAAGGGTCCTGGAAGGTCACAAGCAAGGACCGAGACATCAAGGCGCCGGGCACCAAAGCTGTGATTGGGAGAAAGAGGACCTTGACCTTCTACATTAAACGTGGATTGCTGAAACCCCAGAAGACCGGCTGGGTTATTCATGAGTATTATCTCACTCGGGCAAATTCTGATGAGCAGATAGGGGACTTTGTTGTCTGTTGCTTGAAGTACAAGTCAGACAACTCTGATCATGATGAGGATGCCCCATTCTGCTATCGTGGTAGCTGCAGTATGGGCTCCAATGTTGCAAATCAGGCTGAAGAAAATTTGGCATCCAATGAGCAGGTTAATGTTGTTCCAATTCCCAATGGCAATGATGGAGAAGCTGAAACTGGTGGTGGTACGATTACTGAAGCAGAAGAACGCCTGGCATTTAAGAAGCTGGGAGATGCTCTTCAGATTCCCATTGGAAATCAGCATGAAGTCCAAGGCTTGCAAATTGATCCTTGTAATCTTTCGACCTCTGTTGAAGGTCAAGCTGATAGAATTAATTCATCTGATATGAATGAAGAG CTACTAAATGATCCAGAAAATATGGATTCGTTGTTTCATCCACCCGCGGCACCTCTACTGCATCAGCTACATCAGTCACCAATGTATACCACCAATGTCCATAATGATGAATGCCGTAAGAGGAAATATCCATTTGAGGATAATCACTCTTCTCATACGAAGAAGAACAATATTTCAACCATTGATGGTGACGAACTAGTTAGCAACACCACATCTAATTCTGAAAATCAAGCTGCAGATGTGATTCCAGAG GGATATTCTCAACCAGGAGCAAATCTGGGATCTGATTTTGATTCATATCCAAAGCAGGCCCAG GGTGACTTTGTTATTTGTCGCGGGTGTGTGATGAAGAATAAATCAGATAAGAAGGATTCTTTGGTCAGTGATGAAGGGGAACCGGATAGTGCGGATGTGTCTAATTGGAAAATTCAAGCG GCACACAAAAATGATGAACCACTTCTTCATCAACCTCAGCCTCTGGATGACAGCTGCTCCTCTGCAGTGTGGTCATCGGCATCCCTAGAGCTGGAAGCTGTTCTGCAAGCCAATGGCACTAATGATGATTGTAACAAGTCGCAATCACCATTTGGAGATATTAATTCTTGTCTAGAAGACAAGAATGAAGTTTCAACCTGTGATGAAAATGAGAGTATGGATGGTGTGTTTGCACAG CTTTGTGACCCACCGGAAGTAAATCTAGATTCACTCTTTTGTTCACTTCAGCCACAAGATGACCGGCTCTCCATACCGCAGTCACCAATATACACAAAGCTGGGAAATGTTCCAGATGCCAATCCCTATTTTGGTGAATGCAATAATTGGCAATCTGCATTTAAGAAAAACATTTCAACCAATGAAGTTGACATACCAATTAGACATATCATGTATAATTTTGAAAATCAAGCTACAGATTGTAGGATTCCAGAG GTGCATCGtcaaaccaaagaaaatatggaaTCATCATTTTATCCATTTCAGCCACAAGATTCAGCACTGCAGTCAATGATGTATCCAATATATGGAGATGctctacataatattgaatgcaatgagttgcaatcttcgtTTGGGGACTATGACTCCTCTCACAAAGTTGTAGAATACAAGCATTGCTGA
- the LOC133717865 gene encoding NAC domain-containing protein 1-like, translating to MSCSDFTVPPGYRFHPTDEKLLSDLEKKNQCKDSEITTISPEIDVCKHEPRELPELTFTRAQNLGRKFFSFFFFWFAWAESWDSQGKWYFFTPREYKYNNSRRSNRTTGEGFWKITGKDRDIKAPGSKAVIGRKRTLTFYKRGVPKPQKTGWVIHEFYLIEAHSNPPKQIGDFVVCCLKYKSDNSDHDKDAPFFDRGSTSCSMASNVENQAEENWALIEQVNVVPIHNGNDDEAQTGGGIITQEEEYLALKELQDALQIPIGNPHEFQGTQTDPCRIDKNDLSTSVEGRPDKSISSDVIEEPLDNPENLDSLFDPLALPQLHQLHRSVTNVYDQ from the exons ATGAGCTGCAGCGACTTCACAGTTCCGCCGGGATACCGATTCCATCCCACCGACGAGAAGCTGCTTAGTGACTTGGAGAAGAAGAATCAGTGCAAGGACTCCGAGATCACCACCATCAGCCCTGAAATCGATGTGTGCAAGCACGAGCCTCGCGAGTTACCAG AACTGACATTCACAAGGGCGCAAAATCTGGGCAGgaagtttttctcttttttcttcttctggttTGCATGGGCAGAGTCTTGGGACAGTCAGGGCAAGTGGTACTTCTTCACTCCGCGTGAATACAAGTACAATAACAGCAGACGCTCCAACAGGACTACAGGGGAAGGGTTCTGGAAGATCACAGGCAAGGACCGCGACATCAAGGCCCCTGGCTCCAAAGCTGTGATTGGGAGAAAGAGGACCTTGACCTTCTACAAACGTGGAGTGCCGAAACCCCAGAAGACTGGCTGGGTCATTCATGAGTTTTATCTCATTGAGGCACATTCTAATCCTCCTAAGCAGATAGGGGACTTTGTTGTCTGTTGCTTGAAGTATAAGTCAGACAACTCTGATCATGATAAGGATGCCCCATTCTTCGATCGAGGTAGCACTAGCTGCAGTATGGCCTCCAATGTTGAAAATCAAGCTGAAGAAAATTGGGCATTAATTGAGCAGGTTAATGTTGTTCCAATTCACAATGGAAATGATGATGAAGCTCAAACTGGTGGTGGTATTATTACACAAGAAGAGGAATACCTGGCTTTAAAGGAACTGCAAGATGCTCTTCAGATTCCCATTGGCAATCCTCATGAATTCCAAGGCACGCAAACTGATCCTTGTCGTATAGATAAGAATGATCTTTCGACCTCTGTTGAAGGCCGACCTGATAAAAGCATTTCGTCTGATGTGATTGAAGAG CCACTAGATAACCCAGAAAATCTGGATTCACTCTTTGATCCGCTTGCGCTGCCTCAACTGCATCAGCTACATCGATCAGTCACCAATGTATACGACCAATGA